Proteins co-encoded in one Papaver somniferum cultivar HN1 chromosome 5, ASM357369v1, whole genome shotgun sequence genomic window:
- the LOC113282712 gene encoding hydroquinone glucosyltransferase-like codes for MEETYQSLPPHVIILPSPGMGHLIPLTEFAKRLVLNHGIIITFTIPTESINSTSEAQKLVLDSLPGSINSIFLSPVNLSDIPNDVPIGSRIVSTVTRSLSSLIESLKIITSSHRVVALVVDIFGTSALDVANEYNITPYIFFPSTAMYLSLLYHLPVMDQAYSCEYRDVSHPIQIPGCVPIWAWGTDLLDLLQDRKPEIYNRSLQYWRRLNIAAGILLNSSEDLEPGPIKALNGKEWDNPPVYPIGPLIRTGVSDDGYDQSGCLQWLDNQPVCSVLFISFGSAGTLSNEKLTELALGLEMSQHKFLWVLRSPTDTSADANYLNSESVGDPFEFLPKGFLDRTRVSGLVVSSWAPQVRILSHRSTGGFLTHCGWNSTLESVINGVPLIAWPLFAEQKMNAVMLTDDLKVALRPKVNKNGIIESGEISRCVKGVMGGEEGHKLRCRMGDLKGAAASSLSEGGSSFKSLAEVANKWKNL; via the coding sequence ATGGAGGAAACTTACCAATCTCTTCCTCCCCATGTAATTATTCTTCCAAGTCCAGGTATGGGTCATCTAATACCACTCACTGAGTTTGCTAAACGACTCGTTCTTAATCATGGTATCATAATTACATTCACCATTCCAACTGAGAGTATTAATTCTACATCTGAAGCTCAGAAATTAGTTCTTGATTCTCTTCCAGGTTCTATCAATTCCATATTTTTATCTCCTGTGAATTTAAGTGACATTCCGAATGATGTCCCTATTGGTTCCCGAATTGTTTCAACAGTGACTCGTTCCCTTTCTTCTCTTATCGAGTCGCTTAAAATCATTACTTCTAGTCATCGTGTTGTTGCTCTTGTTGTTGATATCTTTGGTACTAGTGCTCTTGATGTTGCTAACGAGTACAATATTACACCTTATATTTTCTTTCCATCAACAGCTATGTATTTGTCTTTGTTATACCATTTACCTGTTATGGACCAGGCTTACTCTTGTGAGTATAGAGATGTATCTCATCCAATTCAGATTCCAGGTTGTGTGCCAATCTGGGCCTGGGGGACCGATCTTCTGGATCTACTTCAAGATAGGAAGCCAGAAATTTATAACAGAAGTTTACAGTACTGGAGGAGGTTAAATATAGCTGCAGGTATTTTGCTCAATAGCTCTGAAGATCTCGAACCCGGTCCTATAAAGGCTTTGAATGGAAAAGAATGGGATAACCCGCCAGTTTACCCAATCGGACCACTTATTAGAACGGGTGTGAGCGATGATGGATACGATCAGTCTGGTTGTTTGCAGTGGTTGGATAATCAGCCAGTGTGTTCTGTTTTGTTCATCTCATTTGGTAGTGCAGGAACCCTCTCCAATGAGAAACTAACTGAATTAGCCTTGGGGCTAGAAATGAGTCAACACAAGTTCTTGTGGGTTCTAAGAAGCCCTACTGATACGTCTGCAGATGCAAATTACTTGAATTCCGAAAGCGTTGGGGATCCTTTTGAATTCTTACCAAAAGGGTTTTTGGATAGAACAAGAGTGTCAGGTCTTGTTGTTTCTTCATGGGCACCACAAGTGCGCATCCTTAGCCACAGATCAACTGGCGGGTTCTTAACTCATTGTGGATGGAATTCGACTCTTGAAAGTGTTATAAATGGTGTCCCCTTAATTGCTTGGCCACTCTTTGCTGAGCAAAAAATGAATGCGGTGATGCTTACAGATGATTTGAAGGTAGCTTTAAGGCCGAAAGTAAACAAAAATGGGATTATAGAGAGTGGTGAGATTTCTAGGTGTGTTAAGGGAGTTATGGGAGGAGAAGAAGGGCACAAGCTTAGGTGCAGGATGGGAGATCTTAAAGGTGCTGCTGCTAGTTCGTTGTCTGAGGGTGGCTCGTCGTTTAAGTCGCTTGCTGAGGTGGCAAACAAGTGGAAAAATCTTTAG